One Streptomyces sp. CNQ-509 DNA window includes the following coding sequences:
- a CDS encoding OmpA family protein, with the protein MPSRAGVALALASFLAGTPGVAHALPVQDDVPVPSSPPGTSTSAPPPVETDVTDPDLRLEEGATLDEPKVLDIVSVVETQGGEERRSDSNSTITIALQAEVLFPKDSAKLTGQARSRIAAIADEIEQNSPDTVRVFGFTDDLGSYAHGVTLSKNRANAVHQELTNTLQAADITYVVRGYSEDYPIADNATEEGRKQNRRVEVSFPRGQ; encoded by the coding sequence ATGCCCTCCCGTGCAGGCGTAGCGCTCGCGCTCGCCTCCTTTCTCGCCGGCACCCCCGGTGTCGCGCACGCGCTCCCCGTGCAGGACGACGTTCCCGTCCCCTCCTCCCCGCCCGGGACCAGCACCTCCGCGCCGCCGCCCGTCGAGACCGACGTCACCGACCCCGATCTCCGGCTGGAGGAGGGTGCCACCCTCGACGAGCCCAAGGTGCTGGACATCGTCTCCGTCGTCGAGACCCAGGGCGGCGAGGAGCGGCGGTCCGACTCCAACTCGACCATCACCATCGCGCTGCAGGCCGAAGTCCTCTTCCCCAAGGACAGCGCCAAGCTCACCGGCCAGGCGCGGTCCCGGATCGCCGCCATCGCCGACGAGATCGAGCAGAACAGCCCGGACACCGTCCGCGTCTTCGGCTTCACCGACGACCTCGGGTCGTACGCGCACGGCGTCACGCTCTCCAAGAACCGCGCCAACGCCGTGCACCAGGAGCTGACCAACACCCTCCAGGCCGCCGACATCACCTACGTCGTCCGCGGCTACAGCGAGGACTACCCCATCGCCGACAACGCCACCGAGGAAGGCCGGAAGCAGAACCGGCGGGTCGAGGTGAGTTTCCCCCGGGGGCAGTGA
- a CDS encoding isoprenyl transferase, with the protein MTWRGIVYRVYEKRLERRLDPARVPKHIGVILDGNRRWARAAGGTTAQGHQAGAEKIHELIRWCRETDVEVLTLWLLSTDNLDRPEPELNPLLAIIEEAVSGVAGRGGAQVHHVGNLDLLPMRTQRVLKEAEEATHDVVTGPGSGAVLVNVAVAYGGRQEIADAVRSMLGDAADQGRTLADVAETVEVEHIAQHLYTRGQPDPDLVIRTSGEQRLSGFMLWQSAHSEYYFCEVFWPAFRRVDFLRALRDYAARHRRFGG; encoded by the coding sequence ATGACCTGGCGCGGCATCGTGTATCGCGTTTACGAGAAGCGCCTGGAGCGCCGTCTCGACCCGGCCCGTGTGCCCAAGCACATCGGCGTCATCCTGGACGGCAACCGTCGCTGGGCCCGCGCCGCCGGGGGCACCACCGCGCAGGGCCACCAGGCCGGCGCCGAGAAGATCCACGAGCTGATCCGCTGGTGCCGCGAGACCGACGTCGAGGTGCTCACGCTCTGGCTGCTCTCCACCGACAACCTGGACCGGCCGGAGCCCGAGCTGAACCCGCTGCTCGCCATCATCGAGGAGGCCGTCTCGGGCGTCGCCGGGAGGGGCGGCGCGCAGGTGCACCACGTCGGCAACCTCGACCTGTTGCCGATGCGCACCCAGCGGGTCCTCAAGGAGGCGGAGGAGGCCACCCACGACGTGGTCACCGGGCCCGGCAGCGGGGCCGTGCTGGTCAACGTCGCCGTCGCCTACGGCGGCCGGCAGGAGATCGCCGACGCCGTCCGCTCGATGCTCGGCGACGCCGCCGACCAGGGCAGGACGCTCGCCGACGTGGCCGAGACCGTCGAGGTGGAGCACATCGCGCAGCACCTCTACACCCGCGGCCAGCCCGACCCCGACCTCGTGATCCGCACCAGCGGCGAGCAACGGCTGTCCGGGTTCATGCTGTGGCAGTCGGCGCACTCCGAGTACTACTTCTGCGAGGTCTTCTGGCCCGCGTTCCGCCGCGTCGACTTCCTGCGCGCCCTGCGCGACTACGCGGCCCGCCACCGCCGCTTCGGCGGCTGA
- a CDS encoding DUF397 domain-containing protein, whose product MSTEHGPDDLEWRRSSYSRGAGAKCVEVAAGAGVVHVRDSKTPDGPVLTFTPEAWAAFTVYATRTPGTVRRF is encoded by the coding sequence ATGAGCACCGAGCACGGCCCTGATGACCTGGAATGGCGGAGGAGCAGCTACAGCCGCGGGGCCGGGGCCAAGTGCGTGGAGGTCGCCGCCGGGGCCGGGGTGGTGCACGTACGGGACTCCAAGACGCCGGACGGTCCGGTGCTCACCTTCACGCCGGAGGCGTGGGCGGCGTTCACGGTGTACGCGACCCGCACGCCGGGGACGGTGCGCAGGTTCTGA
- a CDS encoding PhoH family protein — protein MVNSKKPDRRTYVLDTSVLLADPMAMARFDEHEVVLPVVVVTELEAKRHHPELGYFARQALRQLDEFRIRYGRLDAPIPLGDLGGTLRVELNHTDIGVLPAGFRLGDNDSRILAVARNLQAEGQDVTVVSKDLPLRIKASSVGLAAEEYRAELAITDSGWTGMAELMLSGEQVDELFAAEVVSVPEADDLPVHTGLVLQSERGRALGRVTPDGRVRLVRGDREVFGIHGRSAEQRIALDLLVDEDVGIVSMGGRAGTGKSALALCAGLESVLERRQHQKVMVFRPLYAVGGQELGYLPGTEAEKMSPWAQAVFDTLSAVTSREVIEEVIARGMLEVLPLTHIRGRSLHDAFVIVDEAQSLERNVLLTVLSRIGTNSRVVLTHDVAQRDNLRVGRYDGVVAVVEKLKGHPLFAHVTLNRSERSPIAALVTEMLEEGRV, from the coding sequence GTGGTGAACAGCAAGAAGCCTGACCGGCGCACCTATGTCCTCGACACGAGCGTCCTGCTGGCCGACCCCATGGCCATGGCGCGCTTCGACGAACACGAGGTGGTGCTGCCCGTCGTGGTGGTCACCGAGCTCGAGGCCAAGCGGCACCATCCTGAGCTGGGCTACTTCGCCCGCCAGGCGCTCCGCCAGCTCGACGAGTTCCGGATCAGGTACGGCCGCCTCGACGCCCCGATCCCGCTCGGCGACCTCGGCGGCACCCTCCGCGTGGAGCTGAACCACACCGACATCGGGGTACTCCCCGCCGGTTTCCGGCTGGGGGACAACGACTCCCGCATCCTGGCCGTCGCGCGCAACCTCCAGGCCGAGGGGCAGGACGTCACCGTCGTCTCCAAGGACCTGCCGCTGCGCATCAAGGCGTCGTCCGTGGGCCTCGCCGCCGAGGAGTACCGGGCGGAGCTGGCCATCACGGACTCCGGCTGGACCGGGATGGCCGAGCTGATGCTCAGCGGCGAGCAGGTCGACGAACTCTTCGCCGCCGAGGTCGTCTCGGTGCCCGAGGCGGACGACCTGCCGGTGCACACCGGGCTCGTGCTGCAGTCCGAGCGCGGCCGGGCCCTCGGCCGGGTCACCCCCGACGGGCGGGTCCGGCTGGTGCGCGGCGACCGCGAGGTCTTCGGGATCCACGGCCGCAGCGCGGAGCAGCGGATCGCGCTCGACCTGCTGGTGGACGAGGACGTCGGCATCGTCTCGATGGGCGGGCGGGCCGGTACGGGCAAGTCCGCGCTGGCGCTCTGCGCGGGCCTGGAGTCGGTGCTGGAGCGCCGGCAGCACCAGAAGGTGATGGTCTTCCGCCCGCTCTACGCCGTCGGCGGTCAGGAGCTCGGCTATCTGCCGGGCACCGAGGCCGAGAAGATGAGCCCGTGGGCGCAGGCGGTCTTCGACACCCTGTCCGCGGTCACCTCGCGCGAGGTGATCGAGGAGGTCATCGCCCGCGGCATGCTCGAAGTGCTGCCGCTGACCCACATCCGGGGCCGCTCGCTGCACGACGCGTTCGTGATCGTCGACGAGGCGCAGTCGCTGGAGCGGAACGTGCTGCTCACGGTCCTCTCGCGGATCGGGACGAACTCCCGCGTCGTACTCACCCATGACGTGGCGCAGCGGGACAATCTGCGCGTCGGCCGCTACGACGGGGTGGTGGCCGTCGTCGAAAAGCTGAAGGGGCACCCGCTCTTCGCGCATGTGACGCTCAACCGCTCCGAGCGGTCGCCGATCGCCGCGCTGGTGACCGAAATGCTGGAAGAGGGCCGGGTATAA
- a CDS encoding LLM class flavin-dependent oxidoreductase, protein MTRLATVFIPQFPPEQLRAVARAADESGIDELWVWEDCFYESGVATAAAVLAWTERVHVAIGILPVPLRNVALVAMEAATLHRLFPGRVTLGVGHGVQSWMGQVGARAASPLTLLREHLTALRALLAGEKVTVDGRYVTLDGVELAWPPAAAPPVFSGGTGPKTLRLTGESADGTILAGGASPEVVQEAAETVRAGREAAGRGGEHPLVASILVATGPGAERRLAEDARRMGWDPAAEAHVAGDAAAVAAAVDRWAAAGATTVVLQPTADEPDPVAFVRWVAEEVRPLVS, encoded by the coding sequence ATGACGAGACTTGCCACCGTGTTCATCCCCCAGTTCCCTCCCGAGCAGCTTCGCGCCGTGGCGCGCGCCGCCGACGAGTCCGGGATCGACGAGTTGTGGGTGTGGGAGGACTGCTTCTACGAGAGCGGGGTCGCCACCGCCGCCGCCGTGCTCGCCTGGACCGAGCGGGTGCACGTCGCCATCGGGATCCTGCCCGTGCCGCTGCGGAACGTCGCGCTGGTCGCCATGGAGGCCGCCACCCTGCACCGGCTCTTCCCCGGGCGGGTGACGCTCGGGGTGGGGCACGGGGTGCAGTCGTGGATGGGGCAGGTGGGGGCGCGGGCCGCGTCGCCGCTGACGTTGCTGCGCGAGCATCTGACCGCGCTGCGCGCGCTGCTCGCCGGGGAGAAGGTCACCGTCGACGGGCGGTACGTCACGCTCGACGGCGTCGAGCTGGCCTGGCCGCCGGCCGCGGCACCGCCGGTCTTCTCCGGGGGTACGGGGCCCAAGACCCTGCGGCTCACCGGGGAGTCGGCCGACGGGACGATCCTCGCCGGGGGTGCCTCGCCCGAGGTGGTGCAGGAGGCCGCCGAGACGGTACGGGCCGGGCGCGAGGCCGCCGGGCGGGGCGGGGAGCATCCGCTCGTCGCCTCGATCCTCGTCGCCACCGGGCCCGGCGCCGAGCGCCGGCTCGCCGAGGACGCCCGCCGGATGGGCTGGGACCCCGCCGCGGAGGCCCACGTCGCCGGGGACGCCGCCGCCGTCGCGGCCGCCGTGGACCGCTGGGCGGCGGCCGGGGCGACGACGGTGGTGCTGCAGCCGACCGCCGACGAGCCGGATCCGGTGGCCTTCGTCCGGTGGGTGGCCGAGGAGGTGCGCCCGCTGGTGTCGTAG
- a CDS encoding transglycosylase SLT domain-containing protein — protein MSRISVRGFAVASATAVTSVGAVVGVATGAEKGDDSTANVEATAADATLLADVPAGASAQVQTASLTEQADAQADAAHTDARKAAEEAARKSAAQAAEEKKEAAERKAAEEAAEKEREAAEAASRSAAAESASADAGDFAPQSSYSVADVQAMARQMVPADQYQCFSNIVDHESGWDYTATNPSSGAYGLMQALPGEKMASAGADWQTNPATQIEWGLSYMNDRYGSPCGGWEFWQANGWY, from the coding sequence GTGAGCCGGATTTCGGTCCGGGGTTTCGCCGTGGCTTCCGCCACCGCGGTCACCTCTGTCGGCGCTGTCGTCGGCGTGGCCACGGGCGCGGAGAAGGGCGACGACTCGACGGCCAACGTCGAGGCGACCGCCGCCGACGCGACGCTCCTCGCCGACGTACCCGCTGGCGCTTCCGCCCAGGTGCAGACCGCCTCCCTCACGGAGCAGGCGGACGCCCAGGCGGACGCCGCACACACGGACGCCCGTAAGGCGGCCGAGGAGGCGGCACGCAAGTCCGCCGCCCAGGCCGCGGAGGAGAAGAAGGAGGCCGCAGAGCGCAAGGCGGCCGAGGAAGCCGCCGAGAAGGAGCGGGAGGCCGCGGAGGCCGCCAGCCGCTCGGCCGCGGCCGAGTCGGCGTCCGCCGACGCGGGCGACTTCGCTCCGCAGTCGTCCTATTCCGTCGCCGATGTGCAGGCCATGGCCCGCCAGATGGTGCCGGCCGACCAGTACCAGTGCTTCAGCAACATCGTCGACCACGAGTCGGGCTGGGACTACACCGCCACCAACCCGAGCTCCGGTGCGTACGGGCTGATGCAGGCGCTGCCCGGCGAGAAGATGGCCTCGGCGGGCGCCGACTGGCAGACCAACCCCGCCACCCAGATCGAGTGGGGCCTGAGCTACATGAACGACCGCTACGGCAGCCCTTGCGGCGGCTGG
- a CDS encoding pilus assembly protein TadG-related protein produces the protein MRDDSGQAFPLYIAGIAGLLFLAVAYFAVGQAAANRNDAQGAADAAALAAANDAREQLSDGLLDTLLDPGSWDDVIGGEGFEYGSACAAAQDFAAKNDADTTACDRVYDPDDGFTVTVRNREAVGDTLVPGTESKRSEATATAVLESRCDVQEPNGSGGEDDGRDQDDGGRGEGDGDGGRDDEDEDEDRDKPPLELDCEGGDWSLDPDDIDLLPDPDDLFSVRLVD, from the coding sequence CTGAGGGATGACTCAGGTCAGGCGTTCCCGCTCTATATCGCCGGGATTGCGGGCCTGCTGTTCCTCGCCGTCGCGTACTTCGCCGTCGGCCAGGCCGCCGCGAACCGCAACGATGCTCAGGGGGCTGCCGACGCCGCCGCGCTTGCCGCGGCCAACGACGCCCGCGAGCAGTTGTCGGACGGGCTGCTCGACACGCTCCTCGATCCCGGGTCGTGGGACGACGTCATCGGTGGTGAAGGCTTCGAGTACGGGTCCGCCTGCGCCGCGGCGCAGGATTTCGCCGCCAAGAACGACGCGGACACGACTGCGTGCGACCGTGTTTATGACCCGGACGACGGCTTCACCGTGACCGTACGCAACCGGGAGGCAGTGGGTGACACGCTCGTGCCGGGAACGGAGAGCAAACGCTCCGAGGCCACCGCCACGGCGGTCCTCGAATCCCGCTGCGACGTGCAGGAGCCCAACGGCTCCGGGGGAGAGGACGACGGCCGGGACCAGGACGACGGCGGGCGCGGCGAAGGCGACGGCGACGGCGGTCGCGACGACGAAGATGAGGACGAGGACCGCGACAAGCCGCCGCTCGAACTCGACTGCGAGGGCGGCGACTGGTCCCTCGACCCGGACGACATCGACCTCCTTCCCGACCCCGACGACCTGTTCTCCGTACGTCTCGTCGACTGA
- a CDS encoding A24 family peptidase, with the protein MLAVLLVVLAAGYGAAAGALLPRAAYRLSVAADEPWRDRCPQDHPLPGWAGPATCKECGGSPYGLRVRLPATATAAACAALAAATGPEPELAVWLLLAPFGVLLFAVDRAVRRLPDVLTLPLAGAAVVLLGGAALVGGAGSWTRALLGGLALGAIYFLLFFLNPAGMGFGDVKLALVLGVALGWYGWDVLFTGSFAGLLLGAGYAITMLAARRVGRKTGIAFGPFMIVGAFAGLVAGGLAAG; encoded by the coding sequence GTGCTCGCCGTCCTTCTCGTCGTCCTCGCCGCCGGCTACGGTGCCGCCGCCGGGGCCCTGCTGCCCCGGGCCGCCTACCGGCTCTCCGTGGCCGCCGACGAGCCGTGGCGCGACCGCTGTCCGCAGGACCACCCGCTGCCGGGCTGGGCCGGCCCGGCGACGTGCAAGGAGTGCGGCGGCAGCCCCTACGGGCTGCGCGTCCGGCTCCCGGCCACCGCGACCGCCGCCGCCTGCGCCGCGCTCGCCGCGGCCACGGGTCCCGAGCCGGAGCTGGCGGTCTGGCTGCTGCTGGCGCCGTTCGGGGTGCTGCTCTTCGCCGTCGACCGGGCGGTGCGGCGGCTTCCGGACGTCCTGACGCTGCCGCTCGCGGGGGCGGCCGTTGTGCTGCTGGGGGGTGCGGCGCTCGTAGGAGGCGCGGGATCGTGGACGCGCGCCCTGCTGGGCGGCCTCGCGCTGGGGGCGATCTACTTTCTGCTCTTCTTCCTCAACCCCGCCGGCATGGGCTTCGGGGACGTGAAGCTGGCGCTCGTGCTGGGCGTCGCGCTCGGCTGGTACGGCTGGGACGTGCTGTTCACCGGCTCGTTCGCCGGTCTGCTGCTGGGCGCGGGCTACGCGATCACCATGCTGGCGGCCCGCAGGGTCGGCCGGAAGACGGGCATCGCGTTCGGCCCCTTCATGATCGTCGGGGCCTTCGCGGGGCTCGTCGCCGGCGGACTGGCGGCCGGCTGA
- a CDS encoding DUF192 domain-containing protein, producing the protein MPTWPDGPATLTVGTGTDPLPLEVASSFARRSRGLLGREGLAGALLLTPAQGVHTLGMRFAIDVAYLDRRLTVLAVRTMPPGRLGRPRLRARHVLEAEAGAFAGWGIRPGVRLGVGPAPAGAG; encoded by the coding sequence ATGCCCACCTGGCCCGACGGACCCGCCACGCTCACCGTCGGCACCGGCACGGACCCGCTGCCGCTGGAGGTGGCGTCCTCCTTCGCCCGGCGCAGCCGCGGCCTGCTGGGCCGCGAAGGACTGGCCGGCGCCCTCCTCCTCACCCCCGCCCAGGGCGTGCACACCCTCGGCATGCGCTTCGCCATCGACGTCGCGTATCTCGACCGCCGGCTGACGGTCCTGGCCGTACGCACCATGCCGCCAGGACGCCTCGGCCGCCCCCGGCTGCGGGCCCGGCACGTACTGGAGGCGGAGGCGGGCGCGTTCGCCGGCTGGGGCATCCGGCCCGGGGTGCGCCTGGGCGTCGGCCCCGCCCCGGCGGGGGCGGGCTGA
- the mgrA gene encoding L-glyceraldehyde 3-phosphate reductase: MNSLLPYLPADTRYDAMTYRRTGRSGLKLPEISLGLWHNFGDDRSLESQRAILRRAFDLGVTHFDLANNYGPPPGSAEENFGRIFAADFRPYRDELVLSTKAGYLMQPGPYGEWGSRKYLLSSLDASLGRMGVDYVDIFYSHRYDPDTPLEETMGALASAVQQGKALYVGVSSYTAEQTREAARLLREMGVRPLIHQPSYSMINRWTEDDELLDTLEAEGMGCISFAPLAQGMLTDKYLDGIPADSRAAQNKSLDPELLTDEVVRRLRGLNEIARGRGQSLAQLALGWVLRDPRMTSALIGASSVAQLEANVAALGAAELTAAELAEIDGFAKTTSGVNIWAGRG, from the coding sequence GTGAACAGTCTTTTGCCTTACCTGCCAGCAGACACCCGTTACGACGCGATGACCTACCGCCGGACAGGTCGCAGCGGCCTCAAGCTCCCGGAGATCTCCCTCGGTCTCTGGCACAACTTCGGCGACGACCGCTCCCTGGAGTCGCAGCGCGCCATCCTGCGCCGCGCGTTCGACCTCGGGGTGACCCACTTCGACCTGGCGAACAACTACGGCCCGCCGCCCGGCTCCGCGGAGGAGAACTTCGGCCGGATCTTCGCGGCCGACTTCCGCCCGTACCGCGACGAGCTGGTGCTGTCGACCAAGGCGGGCTACCTGATGCAGCCGGGTCCGTACGGCGAGTGGGGCTCGCGTAAGTACCTGCTGTCGTCGCTGGACGCGTCGCTCGGCCGCATGGGCGTGGACTACGTCGACATCTTCTACTCGCACCGCTACGACCCGGACACCCCGCTGGAGGAGACGATGGGCGCGCTGGCGTCCGCCGTGCAGCAGGGCAAGGCGCTGTACGTCGGCGTCTCCTCGTACACCGCGGAGCAGACCCGCGAAGCCGCCCGGCTGCTGCGGGAGATGGGCGTACGGCCGCTCATCCACCAGCCCTCGTACTCGATGATCAACCGCTGGACCGAGGACGACGAACTCCTCGACACCCTGGAGGCGGAGGGCATGGGCTGCATCTCCTTCGCGCCGCTGGCGCAGGGGATGCTGACCGACAAGTACCTGGACGGCATCCCGGCGGACTCGCGGGCCGCGCAGAACAAGTCGCTGGATCCGGAGCTGCTGACGGACGAGGTGGTGCGGCGGCTGCGCGGGCTGAACGAGATCGCGCGCGGCCGCGGGCAGTCGCTGGCGCAGCTCGCGCTGGGCTGGGTGCTGCGGGACCCGCGGATGACGTCGGCGCTCATCGGCGCGTCGAGCGTGGCGCAGTTGGAGGCGAACGTCGCGGCGCTGGGCGCGGCGGAGCTGACGGCGGCGGAGCTGGCGGAGATCGACGGGTTCGCGAAGACGACGAGCGGCGTCAACATCTGGGCCGGACGCGGCTGA